One window from the genome of Spiractinospora alimapuensis encodes:
- a CDS encoding DUF5709 domain-containing protein, with product MTRPPTPCASAERDGSGRPRTRRQPRHAWSSPTKARPDTEKDLVAREAGRDEGALGAEDAAVRVTPERATDEEPSG from the coding sequence GTGACGCGCCCACCGACTCCGTGCGCCAGCGCGGAGCGGGACGGGTCGGGCCGACCGAGGACACGCCGTCAACCACGGCACGCCTGGTCGAGCCCGACGAAGGCACGGCCCGACACGGAAAAGGACCTGGTGGCCCGCGAGGCGGGGCGCGACGAAGGCGCGCTCGGTGCCGAGGACGCCGCGGTGCGGGTGACCCCGGAGCGTGCCACGGATGAAGAGCCCTCGGGGTGA
- a CDS encoding SigB/SigF/SigG family RNA polymerase sigma factor yields the protein MPNAPRRQSTNTVTTNSTPVRDSESELLLGELKRLEENDPATREVRERVVQLWRPVANQVAWRYANRGEPVEDLRQTAMVGLMKAIARYDPARSGRFASYLLPTVTGEVKRHFRDHTWAVRVPRRHQENRGRLNRATTALTQRYGRSPTVDELADHLGLGRDETVELIEASSAYSALSLEAPIRDSEGSITTLGDTLGEFDAALDRLVDREALRPAVARLPERERLILALRFTGERTQSEIATAVGCSQMHVSRILSGVLRRLRRELTPHED from the coding sequence ATGCCGAACGCGCCACGGCGACAGTCGACCAACACTGTCACCACTAACTCGACACCGGTTCGGGACTCGGAGTCCGAACTCCTCCTCGGTGAGCTCAAGCGCTTGGAGGAGAACGACCCGGCCACACGGGAGGTACGCGAGCGGGTCGTCCAGCTCTGGCGACCCGTCGCCAACCAGGTCGCATGGCGGTACGCCAACCGCGGCGAACCCGTCGAGGACCTGCGCCAGACGGCGATGGTCGGCCTGATGAAGGCCATCGCCCGCTACGACCCCGCGCGAAGTGGTCGCTTCGCGTCCTACCTACTGCCGACCGTCACCGGAGAGGTGAAACGCCACTTCCGCGACCACACGTGGGCGGTCCGTGTTCCGCGACGCCATCAGGAGAACCGGGGCCGGTTGAACCGGGCCACGACGGCGCTCACCCAGCGGTACGGGCGTTCTCCGACCGTCGACGAACTGGCCGACCACCTGGGGCTCGGTCGGGACGAGACCGTGGAGTTGATCGAGGCGTCATCCGCCTACAGCGCCCTGTCGCTGGAAGCGCCGATCCGCGACTCCGAGGGCTCCATCACGACACTCGGCGACACCCTGGGGGAGTTCGACGCGGCCCTGGACCGGCTCGTCGACCGTGAAGCCCTTCGACCCGCGGTCGCGCGGTTGCCCGAACGCGAACGACTCATCCTCGCGCTGCGCTTCACCGGCGAACGAACCCAGTCGGAGATCGCCACCGCAGTGGGGTGCTCCCAGATGCACGTCTCACGGATCCTGTCCGGTGTCCTGCGGCGACTCCGTCGAGAGCTGACCCCCCATGAGGACTGA
- a CDS encoding SDR family oxidoreductase, with product MGRPPAQSQRHPGWTEPMRPRPMDEMRTYEGRDLLRGKRALISGGDSGIGRAVSVAFAKEGADVAIGYLSEDSDAEYTTELVEETGRRAVAIRGDVAEREVCRELVRGSVAELGGLDVVVTHAATQAPVDDPTELSSDMLTRTFQVNVYGVFWTIQEALPYLSEGSSIIVTGSINGLRGNTRLIDYAASKAAVMNLSRSLAQTLVGRGIRVNCVAPGPVWTPLIPATLEEDAVEGFGEHSPMGRAAEPDEIAPSYVFFASDALSSYYTGETLTPTGGEIQPS from the coding sequence ATGGGACGCCCACCAGCACAGAGCCAACGCCATCCGGGATGGACCGAGCCGATGCGGCCCCGGCCCATGGACGAGATGCGGACCTACGAGGGACGGGACCTACTCCGGGGCAAGCGTGCCCTGATCTCTGGGGGCGACTCCGGGATCGGGCGGGCCGTCTCGGTCGCGTTCGCCAAGGAGGGCGCGGACGTCGCCATCGGCTACTTGTCTGAGGACTCGGACGCGGAGTACACCACCGAGCTGGTCGAGGAGACTGGGCGGCGCGCGGTCGCCATCCGGGGCGACGTCGCGGAACGGGAGGTGTGCCGCGAACTCGTCCGGGGCTCCGTCGCGGAGCTCGGAGGCTTGGACGTCGTGGTGACACACGCCGCGACGCAGGCTCCCGTCGACGACCCGACCGAGCTGAGCTCGGACATGCTGACGCGCACCTTCCAGGTCAATGTGTACGGGGTTTTCTGGACCATCCAGGAGGCGCTCCCGTACCTGTCGGAGGGGAGCTCGATCATCGTTACGGGGTCGATCAACGGCTTGCGTGGCAACACACGACTGATTGACTACGCCGCCAGCAAGGCAGCGGTCATGAACCTTTCTCGTTCTCTGGCACAGACCCTGGTCGGGCGAGGTATCCGCGTCAACTGTGTCGCTCCTGGGCCGGTCTGGACTCCGTTGATCCCGGCGACCCTGGAGGAGGACGCGGTGGAGGGGTTCGGCGAACACTCCCCGATGGGGCGGGCGGCCGAGCCGGACGAGATCGCGCCCTCCTACGTGTTCTTCGCCAGCGACGCTCTGTCGTCCTACTACACGGGCGAGACCCTGACACCGACGGGCGGTGAGATCCAACCGAGCTAG
- a CDS encoding CBS domain-containing protein, whose translation MTVVREIMTSAPRCIDTDDTLQKAAQYMASDGVGSLPICGPDGELKGVLTDRDIVVRGVAQGKRLSDPAGSLNQGVAVTVDADDTVDELVHTMAEHQVKRVPVVDEARLVGIVSVADVARSEPRQNVGDLVNALSTP comes from the coding sequence ATGACGGTCGTACGCGAGATCATGACCTCCGCACCACGGTGCATCGACACAGACGACACCCTGCAGAAGGCCGCCCAGTACATGGCGTCCGACGGCGTGGGGAGCCTGCCGATCTGTGGCCCGGACGGAGAGTTGAAGGGGGTGCTCACCGACCGCGACATCGTGGTCCGGGGCGTCGCGCAGGGCAAGCGCCTCTCCGACCCGGCGGGGAGCCTCAACCAGGGCGTCGCGGTGACGGTCGACGCCGACGACACGGTGGACGAACTCGTCCACACGATGGCCGAGCATCAGGTGAAGCGGGTGCCCGTGGTGGACGAGGCGCGCCTGGTGGGCATCGTGAGCGTCGCCGACGTCGCCCGCTCCGAGCCACGACAGAACGTCGGCGACCTGGTGAACGCCCTGAGCACCCCGTAG
- the ligD gene encoding non-homologous end-joining DNA ligase, translated as MPRDERWSDLGGVFALFMSGDMHSEREYETPWRHPVDDLIARLNDSERGRLRSEGLPSQPEAMLATLTDDVFSDDDWIFERKFDGERVLAVHDGSQAFLLSRTGRTLDRTYPEIKAAVTRSTGHRLVIDGEIVAFEGGLTSFSRLQRRMGLTRPQDVRQSTVAVYYYVFDLLHLDGHDTTRLPLRTRKRLLRSAVTWQSPLFFTQHRNADGAEYFAAACQRGWEGVIAKRGDAPYRPGRGRSWLKLKCVDEQEFVIGGFTPPRGSRVGFGALLVGYFERGRLRYAGKVGTGYDTATLRSLRSRLDGLRRDASPFAERVNEKDSRWVTPELVAEVGFSEWTNDQRLRHPRFLGLRRDKPATEVVRERPQPR; from the coding sequence GTGCCCCGCGACGAACGGTGGAGCGACCTCGGCGGTGTGTTTGCGCTGTTCATGAGCGGTGACATGCACAGTGAGCGGGAGTACGAGACTCCGTGGAGGCACCCGGTGGACGACCTGATCGCGCGCCTGAACGACTCCGAACGTGGACGGTTGCGATCGGAGGGCCTGCCCAGTCAGCCGGAGGCGATGCTGGCGACGCTCACCGACGACGTCTTCTCCGACGACGACTGGATCTTCGAGCGGAAGTTCGACGGGGAGCGGGTCCTGGCGGTGCACGACGGGTCCCAGGCGTTCTTGCTCTCGCGGACCGGGCGCACCCTGGACCGGACCTATCCCGAGATCAAGGCGGCGGTCACCCGTAGCACCGGCCACCGGCTCGTGATCGACGGAGAGATCGTGGCGTTCGAGGGCGGACTCACCAGTTTCTCCCGGCTGCAGCGACGGATGGGGCTCACCCGACCGCAGGACGTTCGGCAGAGCACCGTGGCGGTGTATTACTACGTCTTCGACCTGTTGCACCTCGACGGCCACGACACCACCCGCCTGCCGCTGCGGACGCGCAAACGCCTGTTGAGGTCCGCGGTCACCTGGCAGTCGCCGCTCTTCTTCACGCAACACCGAAACGCCGACGGCGCGGAGTACTTCGCGGCGGCCTGCCAACGGGGGTGGGAGGGCGTCATCGCCAAGCGGGGAGACGCCCCCTATCGACCGGGGCGAGGCCGGTCGTGGCTGAAGCTCAAGTGCGTGGACGAACAGGAGTTCGTCATCGGCGGGTTCACTCCGCCGCGGGGCAGTCGCGTCGGTTTCGGGGCGCTGCTCGTCGGTTACTTCGAGCGCGGCCGCTTGCGCTACGCCGGAAAGGTCGGCACCGGCTACGACACCGCCACGCTCCGGTCGCTGCGGTCCCGCCTGGACGGACTCCGACGCGACGCCTCACCCTTCGCGGAACGCGTGAACGAGAAGGATTCGCGGTGGGTGACCCCGGAGCTCGTCGCCGAGGTCGGGTTCTCCGAGTGGACGAACGACCAGCGGTTGCGTCATCCCCGGTTCCTTGGACTTCGACGCGACAAGCCGGCCACGGAGGTGGTGCGTGAACGTCCCCAGCCCCGCTGA
- a CDS encoding Rossmann-fold NAD(P)-binding domain-containing protein: MRLLVLGGSHHVGRTMVESALARGDQVTTLNRGLARAPTPGVEALVADRTDTSALRAALGGREWDVVVDTWPMAPRVVRDSARLLSGRVGHYVYVSARDVHRWPWPPAATENAPLVDADPASEDNYDYPASKRGGELAVLESFPTRSLLVRAGGVVGPYENVARVSWWLRRCQRGGRLLASGPPDRGVQFVDVRDLVAWTLSAAERGLHGPYTVTSPPDHMTVGELLDSVVQTTGGGAELVWASPEFLEASGLPLGLELSLRFPGVPHPTGVHDADVSAALATGLTCRPVRDTVLDTWDWLRREGDPPPFGGVRPPWTSLDHDEEQRVLRRLASEWDYGVNSAQVALPNTDGDDGDTVGPTT, from the coding sequence GTGCGTCTACTGGTCCTCGGCGGCTCGCACCACGTCGGACGAACCATGGTGGAGTCGGCGCTGGCGCGCGGCGACCAGGTGACCACACTGAACCGCGGCCTCGCACGCGCCCCCACCCCCGGTGTCGAGGCCCTGGTCGCCGATCGGACCGACACTTCCGCACTTCGGGCCGCCCTCGGCGGCAGGGAGTGGGACGTCGTGGTCGATACCTGGCCGATGGCCCCCCGCGTCGTTCGGGACAGCGCCCGTCTGCTGTCCGGCCGGGTCGGTCACTACGTCTACGTCTCGGCGCGCGACGTGCATCGCTGGCCGTGGCCCCCCGCCGCCACCGAGAACGCGCCACTCGTTGACGCCGACCCCGCCAGCGAGGACAACTATGACTACCCGGCGTCCAAGCGCGGAGGCGAACTCGCCGTCTTGGAGTCGTTCCCCACGCGATCCTTGCTGGTCCGAGCGGGAGGCGTCGTCGGCCCGTACGAGAACGTGGCCCGCGTGTCCTGGTGGCTGCGTCGTTGCCAACGCGGGGGTCGGCTCCTGGCCTCCGGCCCTCCCGATCGTGGCGTGCAGTTCGTCGACGTTCGCGACCTCGTCGCATGGACGCTCTCCGCGGCGGAGCGTGGCCTGCACGGTCCCTACACAGTGACGAGTCCGCCCGACCACATGACAGTCGGTGAACTGTTGGACTCCGTGGTCCAGACGACTGGTGGCGGCGCGGAGTTGGTGTGGGCGTCCCCGGAGTTCCTCGAAGCGTCGGGACTTCCCCTGGGACTGGAGCTTAGCCTGCGCTTTCCCGGTGTTCCCCATCCCACAGGTGTCCACGACGCCGACGTGTCCGCCGCTCTGGCGACCGGACTCACGTGTCGCCCTGTCCGGGATACCGTCCTCGACACGTGGGATTGGCTACGCAGGGAGGGAGACCCGCCGCCCTTCGGAGGCGTCCGCCCACCGTGGACATCCCTGGACCACGACGAGGAACAGCGTGTCCTGCGGCGGCTCGCCTCCGAGTGGGACTACGGCGTGAACTCCGCCCAGGTGGCGTTGCCCAACACCGACGGGGACGACGGGGACACCGTGGGCCCGACGACGTAG
- a CDS encoding ATP-binding protein, with the protein MAMQPNSSTAPPGETGNRWRVRVYPGNLSETASVRAHLRSDLASYDSDLVEKVAMCASEAFANAVEHSRSGEAGGGVLRAMYRTTEGRVRVVIMDDGTNDAAGPSPRSPDPWDFAESGRGLMLIDALADAWGTYVVGPTVSPSSPSVLGNATWAEFTP; encoded by the coding sequence ATGGCCATGCAGCCGAACTCCTCGACAGCGCCACCAGGGGAAACCGGGAACCGGTGGCGGGTGCGCGTGTATCCGGGGAACCTGTCGGAGACCGCCTCGGTCCGCGCGCACCTGCGTTCCGATCTCGCCAGCTATGACTCCGACCTCGTCGAGAAGGTCGCGATGTGCGCCAGCGAGGCCTTCGCCAACGCCGTCGAACACTCCCGCTCGGGAGAGGCGGGCGGTGGTGTGCTTCGGGCCATGTACCGCACCACGGAGGGACGCGTCCGGGTGGTCATCATGGACGACGGCACCAACGACGCTGCCGGCCCGTCCCCCCGCAGCCCGGACCCCTGGGACTTCGCGGAGAGCGGCCGCGGTCTGATGTTGATCGACGCCCTCGCCGACGCGTGGGGCACCTACGTCGTCGGGCCCACGGTGTCCCCGTCGTCCCCGTCGGTGTTGGGCAACGCCACCTGGGCGGAGTTCACGCCGTAG
- a CDS encoding alpha/beta hydrolase yields MAVRPLSFFSSGLRLDADLHVPDGGANAPYPVVIPCSGYQGLKVIHPERFARALVERGYAVLAFDYRGFGLSEGERGRLVPQEWVEDVRAAVDRVVGEDDLDSTRIGLVGWGLGGGVVVAEAADDDRVSAVATCNGIGDGARSTRAMHDEATWRDLLARIEADRVRRSRAGRSEITVPWDIVRLDRDTRTDGYVDTELYRAPGFGSGVTLESADTLLRFSPERVAHRIAPRPLLVVHGRENLLHRPQEAESVYRHAHEPKRLIMLEGKGHTEWMFDDDPTFKELVDHLNHFLTTAPALTSAEVAANA; encoded by the coding sequence GTGGCCGTGCGTCCCCTTTCCTTCTTCAGCAGCGGCCTGCGCCTCGACGCCGACCTGCACGTTCCCGACGGGGGCGCCAACGCCCCGTACCCGGTGGTCATCCCCTGCTCCGGCTACCAGGGACTCAAGGTGATCCACCCCGAACGGTTCGCCCGGGCCCTCGTCGAGCGCGGGTACGCGGTGCTGGCGTTCGACTACCGGGGCTTCGGGCTCAGCGAGGGCGAACGCGGACGTCTCGTCCCCCAGGAGTGGGTGGAGGACGTGCGCGCCGCCGTGGATCGTGTGGTGGGGGAGGACGACCTGGACTCCACCCGGATCGGACTGGTCGGGTGGGGCCTCGGCGGCGGGGTCGTCGTCGCGGAGGCGGCGGACGACGACCGGGTCTCCGCCGTGGCGACCTGCAACGGGATCGGAGACGGGGCCCGCTCCACCCGGGCGATGCACGACGAAGCCACGTGGCGGGACCTCCTGGCCCGGATCGAGGCCGACCGCGTGCGCAGGTCCCGCGCCGGCCGCTCCGAGATCACCGTGCCGTGGGACATCGTCCGTCTCGACCGGGACACTCGCACCGACGGCTATGTGGACACCGAGTTGTACCGCGCTCCCGGGTTCGGCAGCGGCGTGACCCTGGAGTCGGCCGACACCCTGCTGCGTTTCTCCCCCGAACGCGTCGCGCACCGGATCGCGCCCCGTCCTCTGCTCGTCGTGCACGGCCGGGAGAACCTGCTGCACCGGCCCCAGGAGGCCGAGTCGGTCTACCGCCACGCCCACGAACCCAAGCGGCTCATCATGCTGGAGGGCAAGGGCCACACTGAGTGGATGTTCGACGACGACCCCACCTTCAAGGAACTCGTCGATCACCTGAACCACTTCCTCACCACCGCGCCCGCCCTGACCTCCGCGGAAGTCGCCGCCAACGCCTGA
- a CDS encoding IclR family transcriptional regulator, whose translation MSDGNPSSVHRTVNLLQVLGSPDIDPKEGLGVVEIARRVGREKSQVSRALKALSETGFVERDPDTRRYRLGWQFFALAANAGEARLRSAGPTVLRRLVGTVKVAGYLSVLCDHSVLTVLSESPRVTDRGGWVGRTAPLHVTAVGRVLLMDRPRDETTAMLDGVSFGNAGPHAPRDLDDLLARTAEARRTGYAVADEEFRPGLVAVAAPVRDLSGQIVAAVNVSAPKYRLGPRTDRLGPVVVEASRQLTAAMCGRPEAGFGVS comes from the coding sequence ATGTCCGATGGGAACCCCTCAAGCGTTCACCGGACCGTGAACCTGCTGCAGGTGCTCGGCTCGCCTGACATCGATCCCAAGGAGGGCTTGGGGGTCGTGGAGATCGCGCGCCGGGTCGGGCGGGAGAAGAGTCAAGTGTCCCGCGCGCTCAAGGCGCTCAGCGAGACCGGGTTCGTCGAGCGTGACCCCGACACTCGGCGCTACCGCCTGGGGTGGCAGTTCTTCGCGCTCGCCGCGAACGCCGGCGAGGCGCGGTTGCGCAGTGCTGGCCCCACCGTACTGCGACGCCTCGTGGGAACGGTGAAGGTCGCCGGCTATCTCAGCGTCCTGTGCGACCACTCCGTCCTGACCGTGCTCTCGGAGAGCCCGCGGGTGACGGACCGTGGCGGATGGGTGGGGCGCACGGCGCCGCTGCACGTTACCGCGGTGGGTCGGGTGTTGCTGATGGACCGGCCCCGGGACGAGACCACCGCGATGCTGGACGGGGTGAGCTTCGGCAACGCCGGGCCGCACGCGCCGCGGGACCTCGACGACCTGCTCGCCCGCACCGCGGAGGCGCGCCGCACCGGCTACGCCGTCGCCGACGAGGAGTTCCGGCCTGGGCTGGTCGCGGTCGCGGCGCCCGTGCGTGACCTCAGCGGGCAGATCGTCGCCGCGGTGAACGTCTCCGCGCCGAAGTACCGCCTGGGCCCCCGGACCGACCGGCTCGGCCCGGTGGTCGTGGAGGCGAGTCGTCAGCTCACCGCGGCGATGTGTGGCCGGCCCGAAGCCGGGTTCGGCGTTTCCTGA
- a CDS encoding DUF6282 family protein, whose amino-acid sequence MFDLHVHAAPDIVERFDDDVDTVARYAAAGFTGCVLKAHYESTVGRAAAAARTQGIAVYGGLALNQHVGGLNPSAVAAALASGARVIWFPTADSHTQASAGLPRLCGVRAGLSTHTYALPPVDPTTEARVREIVALIAEADAVLATGHISTDEVAWLLPVARAAGVRRMLLTHPSYTVPAMSAARAREFTELGACAEITTFQLLHQDSVDAAALAAFAREVGLDRVVLTSDAGQVDSPSAPDALRLLVERLVAEGLDRGAVEACAAELPYRLTVN is encoded by the coding sequence ATGTTCGATCTCCACGTCCACGCCGCGCCGGACATCGTCGAGCGTTTCGACGACGACGTCGACACCGTCGCCCGCTACGCCGCCGCCGGGTTCACTGGCTGTGTCCTCAAGGCGCACTACGAGTCCACGGTGGGCCGGGCCGCCGCGGCGGCCCGGACACAGGGCATCGCCGTCTACGGGGGATTGGCATTGAACCAGCACGTCGGTGGCCTCAACCCGTCTGCGGTGGCCGCGGCGTTGGCGTCGGGGGCGCGGGTCATCTGGTTCCCGACGGCCGACTCCCACACCCAGGCCAGCGCCGGCCTCCCCCGGCTGTGTGGGGTCCGCGCGGGGTTGTCGACCCACACCTACGCGCTCCCGCCGGTGGACCCCACGACGGAGGCGCGGGTTCGGGAGATCGTGGCGCTGATCGCGGAGGCCGACGCGGTGCTGGCGACCGGGCACATCTCCACCGACGAGGTGGCCTGGCTGTTGCCCGTCGCCCGCGCCGCGGGGGTGCGGCGGATGCTCCTGACCCACCCGTCCTACACGGTGCCGGCGATGAGCGCCGCGCGGGCGCGGGAGTTCACCGAGCTCGGGGCCTGCGCCGAGATCACCACGTTCCAGTTGCTGCACCAGGACTCGGTGGACGCCGCCGCACTGGCGGCCTTCGCGCGGGAGGTCGGTCTGGACCGCGTCGTGCTGACCTCAGACGCGGGTCAGGTGGACTCGCCGTCCGCGCCCGACGCACTGCGTCTGCTCGTGGAACGTCTGGTGGCGGAAGGGCTGGACAGGGGCGCGGTGGAGGCGTGTGCGGCGGAGCTCCCGTACCGGTTGACGGTGAACTGA
- a CDS encoding nitrilase-related carbon-nitrogen hydrolase has protein sequence MRVAIAQTDCVLGDVEANLKDARARIEDAASQGADLVVFPELALHGYALGQLDEDTSLRADDERLLALGELGPDVLIGFYERRRLRHFNSAAYLSRGGITSLHHKLYLPNYLMWEERKHFFPGRSIRAFDTDHGRAATVICNDAWQPMVPWLAAQDGAEILFVPTNSAAVGGVDGDAGPLDNNVYWQDLVRQLARMQQCYVIFANRVGQENGVSFWGGSQIVDPFGTVLAEAPLWRTATVTAEIDVAVVRRQRHRLPLLQDPRFDLLNRELERLVETDEHP, from the coding sequence ATGCGGGTGGCGATCGCGCAGACGGACTGCGTGTTGGGGGACGTGGAGGCCAATCTGAAGGACGCGCGCGCCCGGATCGAGGACGCCGCCAGCCAGGGCGCCGACCTCGTCGTCTTCCCGGAACTCGCGTTGCACGGCTACGCACTGGGCCAGTTGGACGAGGACACGTCCCTGCGGGCCGACGACGAGCGCCTGTTGGCGCTGGGCGAGCTCGGCCCCGACGTCCTCATCGGGTTCTACGAACGGCGGCGACTCCGTCACTTCAACTCCGCCGCCTACCTCTCCCGCGGCGGGATCACATCTCTGCACCACAAGCTCTACCTGCCGAACTATCTGATGTGGGAGGAGCGCAAGCACTTCTTCCCGGGGCGCTCCATCCGTGCCTTCGACACCGACCACGGCCGGGCCGCCACCGTCATCTGCAACGACGCCTGGCAGCCCATGGTGCCCTGGCTCGCGGCGCAGGACGGCGCGGAGATCCTGTTCGTCCCCACCAACAGCGCAGCCGTCGGAGGCGTGGACGGCGACGCCGGTCCGCTCGACAACAACGTGTACTGGCAGGACCTCGTGCGGCAGCTCGCGCGCATGCAGCAGTGCTACGTGATCTTCGCCAACCGGGTTGGTCAGGAGAACGGTGTGTCCTTCTGGGGCGGGTCACAGATCGTCGACCCCTTCGGTACGGTCCTCGCTGAGGCCCCGCTCTGGCGGACGGCGACCGTGACGGCCGAGATCGACGTCGCCGTCGTCCGACGCCAACGACACCGTCTCCCACTCCTCCAGGACCCGAGGTTCGACCTCCTCAACCGGGAACTCGAGCGCCTCGTCGAAACCGACGAACACCCCTGA
- the thiD gene encoding bifunctional hydroxymethylpyrimidine kinase/phosphomethylpyrimidine kinase: protein MTGRAYVIAGSEATGGAGIQADLRTFQELGVYGMGTITCIVSFDPKNDWAHRFVPVDPQVIADQIEAATSCHDLDVVKIGMLGTPDTIDVVAGALERKTWRHVVLDPVLICKGQEPGAALDTDKALTAQILPHASVITPNLFESRTLSGMDAIESEADLIEAAKRIHDLGPRYVVAKGGVELPGPDAVDVLYDGQDVVVHRASKIGENRVSGAGCTFAAAITAELVKGGTVESAVGTAKSMVRAGITARLSAHTPFDVITTVAPG, encoded by the coding sequence ATGACCGGCCGCGCGTACGTGATCGCCGGCTCCGAGGCGACCGGTGGTGCGGGGATCCAGGCGGATCTGCGCACGTTCCAGGAACTCGGGGTCTACGGCATGGGGACGATCACCTGCATCGTCTCCTTCGACCCGAAGAACGACTGGGCGCATCGCTTCGTCCCCGTCGACCCCCAGGTGATCGCCGACCAGATCGAGGCCGCTACCTCGTGCCACGACCTCGACGTCGTCAAGATCGGCATGCTGGGGACACCGGACACGATCGACGTGGTCGCCGGCGCGTTGGAGCGAAAGACCTGGCGTCACGTCGTCCTGGACCCCGTACTGATCTGCAAGGGGCAGGAGCCCGGGGCCGCCCTGGACACCGACAAGGCCCTCACCGCGCAGATCCTCCCCCACGCCAGCGTCATCACGCCGAACCTCTTCGAGTCGCGCACCCTGTCGGGCATGGACGCGATCGAGTCCGAGGCCGACCTGATCGAGGCCGCGAAGCGGATCCACGACTTGGGCCCCCGGTACGTCGTCGCCAAGGGTGGCGTCGAACTGCCCGGGCCGGACGCCGTGGACGTGCTCTACGACGGGCAGGACGTGGTGGTCCACCGGGCTTCCAAGATCGGCGAGAACCGGGTGAGTGGCGCGGGGTGCACGTTCGCGGCCGCGATCACCGCCGAACTGGTGAAGGGCGGCACCGTGGAGTCCGCCGTGGGGACCGCGAAGAGCATGGTTCGTGCGGGGATCACGGCACGGCTCTCGGCCCACACCCCGTTCGACGTGATCACCACCGTCGCCCCCGGCTGA
- a CDS encoding S1 family peptidase translates to MAGNGATGRDTEDNTPGADDDTAVGSVRAPRRRLRRWVWTLIAIILVPSLLWLAWWGWALTRPAPDAPPGAGAVTTEEYPWVVAIGYPEGAPDDAPSAKGCMGALVEPDVVVTAGHCLGHTAPEGMEVIVGRSDLRTEDGEIFGVADTWAHPDRAEDDSNYPLRGLVQRLQWPKADIGLVLLEEELPHETIPLANGDDVPSTEGEQGVLFGYRVAPDDAPVLWQQPAPIVEDETCRERMNSTVSPAPLALWGVGYDPDSYLCAGVDETALRVGGTDSGGPLVLDGQVVGVMAWGVGMDRTNPEYLTRVTTYAGDIEDQIEVWSSDGS, encoded by the coding sequence ATGGCCGGCAACGGCGCCACGGGCCGTGACACCGAGGACAACACGCCTGGGGCTGACGACGACACGGCGGTCGGCTCGGTGCGGGCACCGCGACGACGACTCCGTCGCTGGGTGTGGACCCTCATCGCCATCATCCTGGTGCCCAGCCTCCTGTGGCTCGCCTGGTGGGGCTGGGCGCTCACCCGTCCGGCCCCCGACGCCCCTCCGGGAGCGGGAGCGGTGACGACGGAGGAGTACCCCTGGGTGGTCGCCATCGGTTATCCGGAGGGTGCTCCCGACGACGCCCCGAGCGCGAAGGGGTGCATGGGGGCCCTGGTGGAACCCGACGTCGTCGTGACCGCGGGCCACTGCCTGGGACACACCGCCCCTGAAGGGATGGAGGTCATCGTGGGTCGCTCCGACCTGCGAACCGAAGACGGCGAGATCTTCGGGGTGGCGGACACCTGGGCCCACCCGGACCGGGCCGAGGACGACTCCAACTACCCCCTCCGCGGCCTGGTACAGCGTCTCCAGTGGCCCAAGGCGGACATCGGTCTCGTCCTCCTCGAAGAGGAGCTGCCCCACGAGACCATCCCCCTCGCCAACGGCGATGATGTCCCCTCGACCGAGGGGGAGCAGGGCGTCCTGTTCGGGTATCGCGTCGCACCCGACGACGCCCCGGTGCTTTGGCAGCAACCGGCCCCCATCGTCGAGGACGAGACCTGCCGGGAGCGCATGAACTCCACGGTGAGTCCCGCACCGCTCGCGCTGTGGGGGGTCGGCTACGACCCGGACTCCTACCTGTGCGCGGGGGTCGACGAAACCGCGCTGCGGGTGGGGGGAACCGACAGCGGTGGGCCGCTCGTCCTGGACGGCCAGGTGGTAGGGGTCATGGCGTGGGGGGTGGGGATGGACCGGACGAACCCGGAGTACCTCACCCGGGTGACGACCTACGCCGGGGACATCGAGGACCAGATCGAGGTGTGGTCCTCCGACGGCTCCTGA